The genomic stretch TCGGCGCGCTTGGTGGCCGCGTAGACGCTGAGCGGGTGGTCCGCCGCGGCGCCTTCCTGGAACGGCGGCACCGAGCCCGCGCCATACACGGAGCTGGAGGACGCGTAGACCAGGTGCCGCACCCGGGCCGCGCTGGCCTGCTCCAGCACCTGGAGGAACCCCGACACGTTGGCGTCCACGTACGCCTGCGCGGTGCCCGCCGGCGCCCGCACGCCCACACGCGCGGCCAGATGCACTACGGCCTCGGGGCGCGTCTCCTCGAAGAGCGCTCGCAGCGAGGGGCTGTCGGTAACATCCACGGGTCGGAAGGTGAAGCCCGTCGCCCCCGGCAGCGTGCCGAGCCGCGCCAGCCGGGCCTGCTTCAACGCCACGTCCCCGGACGGGTCCAGGTTGTCCACGCCGATGACGGCATCACCGCGCGCCAGCAGCCGTGCACTGACGTGGTGGGCAATGAAACCCGCAGCTCCCGTGACGAGTACCCGCATCCACCTCCACGCTCCCACGCCTACCCCCAACACGCCACGGCGGAAGACGTGGACGCGGCGCTTCCCGTCCCCGCCACTTGCACGTAGGGTGGAGGCCCTCATGGTGTCCGTGAATCAGCTCCGCCCCTTCGCCGGTGCCTCGCTGGACGCGTTCCGGGCCGCGTCCGGCCCCGTGGCCCTCATCCAGCAGCCCGTGGAACTCGTCGGCCAGCACAGCCGGGGCCTGGCGGCACGCACCGTCGGCATGGCACACCGCGCGCACATGGACGAGCGGCTGCTCGCCATGCTCCGCGACTTCGACAACCTGGAGGTCCACTTCCTCCAGCCCTCCGTGGACGGCGAGGAGCTGACGGTCGGCCGCACCGAGGAGTGCGACCTGGTGGTGCCCGACCCGTCCGTCTCCCAGCATCACGCCACGATGCGCTGGAACGCCGCCCGCGGCGGCTTCTCCGTGCGTGACGCCGAGTCCATGAACGGCACCTTCATCAACGGTGCCCCCCTGGGCTACCGTGCCCAGGTGCTGCTCCACGACGGGGACACCCTGGCCTTCGGCGACGCCCAGTTCCTCTACCTTCGCGCCGAAACCGTCTACGAACACCTGCGCCTGGCCAGCCCGAAGAAGGCCCCCTGAGCCGGCCCCAGCCCGGAGCTCACGGAATGGCCTGGATGGCCTCCACCACCGCCTTGCGCAGGTAGGAGCGGAGGTCCGTCTGCGCCTGGTACATGCCAATCGTGGAGACGGTGCGCGTGGGGTTGCTCCACCGCAGCTTGCCGTTGGGTCCCACCACCCCCGTCTCCAGCAGCACCTCCGCGCGGCCCATCAGCTGGGCGGACGTCACGTCCACCCAGTTCAGCACCACCACCACTCCGGCCTCGGCCTCGTTGTCCTGGATCATCGCCACCACCTCGTGGATGGTGGGTGACGGTGCCTGGGAGATGCGCGTCCCCACCACCTCGAAGCCCCGCTCACTCAGCGTGGCCTGGGCCTGGCTGACGAGCACCGAACGGGGGTTGCCTTCTCCCATCATGTCCTGCCGGTACGTGAAGGTCGGCAGCGCATCCACCCGGGAGCCCACCACCACCACCACCTTGCGCAGGGCCCCCGGCGGGCGGACCTGACGCGGAGCGCACGAAGCGAGCAGGAGGCAAAGCAGGACGGCCGCGGGACGGAAGACGCGCATGACGGGGAACCTGGGAGACGGGTACGAGGCCACTATGCTGGGCCGCCGGGCCTCAGTCGAACAGTCCCTGGAGATAGAAACGTCCATCCCGTCCGTCGCGGAACACCCAGGCGGGGCCCAGCCCCTCGAAGTGGACCCGATAGTAGTCCCGTTGAAAGGGCGTCTCCGACCACCACTCCCCGCCCAGCCGCTCCGGCCCCGTGAGCGCCGTCACCCGGTGCCGCCGGCCCCCCATGCGCGCGGCCAGCAAGCGTCCGGACTCCGCCACTTCCGCGTCCAGACACGCCGGCTCCGCCAGTAACCGGGAGGGACGCTCCCGTGAGGCCGCCTGCACCGAGGCGCGCCGGGCTCCTGGCTCCAGCAGCTCCGCCGACAGGCCCCGCCGCGCCTCCGGAGGCCGGAAGGCCCGTGTTCCATGGGCCGCCTCGGGCCGGTGGACCGCCTCCAGGCCCGCCGCGAAGAGCGACGCCTCCCCCAACGTGGACGCCAGCCGCGACAGCACGACTTCCAGCGCCGCGTCGCCCTCCGGCGCGTCCCCCAGCGCGAGCTGCTGTCCTCCGTCCTCGGAGTGCTCGTCCACCCGAGCGGACACCTCCGCCACCGGGTTCTCCAGCCGCAGTTCCTCCAGCCGGTGCCGCGCCAACTCGTGCAACAGCTTCGCCCGCGCCGTGGGCCGCGCCAGCGTCAGCGTCACCTGCCGTTGCCCCGAGGGGTCCAACTTCAGCGTGAAGGTGAGCCGCACCGCCGCCCGGCACCGCCCGGACAACCGTGCCCCCAGCCGGTCCGTCAGCGTCTTGAGCGCGAAGCGCAGCGGCTCGAAGGACTCGGCCGGGAAGTCCAGCACCACGCGCTCCTCCAACACCTCTTCCAGCGCCGCGGGGACGAAGGGCGTGTCGTCCTCTCCGCGGCACCGCGCATGAACCCGTGCGCCAGCCGCGCCGCCCCGGGCCGCCACGGCCCCCGCGGGCAGCGCCGCCACCTCGCCCAGCGTGGTGAGGCCCAGCGCGGAGAACGCCGCCCCCTCGCGGCCTTCCAACGCGGACAGCGGCAACGGCGCCAGGGCCCGAGCACTGTCCCCCGGAGCCACCACCTCCACCCGGCGCGCGCCATGCCGGGCCACCGCGCGCGAGGTGAAGGCCTCCGAGGCCACCACCACGTGCGCCCGGTAACCCAGCTCGGCGCACAGCGACAGCATCCGCGTGCCCAGGCCTTCCTCGCTGTCGCACAGGTGCGCGGCCCCCGCGTCCAACCACAATCCATCCGGTGCGCAGAGCTGGAAACCCGGGGCCAGTGGCAGCAGCGCCTCGCCCAGCGCCGTCAGCGCGCGCAGCTCGTCCTCCGGGCGATAGTCGAAGTGACGCAGCCCTGGCTCCAGCGCGGTGGCCGCCGTCAGCGTCATCCCCGGGCGTACCCCCGCCTTCAGCGCCGAGGTGGAGGCGAAGGCCACGCGGCGCTGGCCACGCACCGCCTCCACCAGCGCGA from Myxococcus xanthus encodes the following:
- a CDS encoding FHA domain-containing protein; its protein translation is MVSVNQLRPFAGASLDAFRAASGPVALIQQPVELVGQHSRGLAARTVGMAHRAHMDERLLAMLRDFDNLEVHFLQPSVDGEELTVGRTEECDLVVPDPSVSQHHATMRWNAARGGFSVRDAESMNGTFINGAPLGYRAQVLLHDGDTLAFGDAQFLYLRAETVYEHLRLASPKKAP
- a CDS encoding Y-family DNA polymerase — its product is MRRAYLHLTRFPAQRRVVESPELAGRPFALVEAVRGQRRVAFASTSALKAGVRPGMTLTAATALEPGLRHFDYRPEDELRALTALGEALLPLAPGFQLCAPDGLWLDAGAAHLCDSEEGLGTRMLSLCAELGYRAHVVVASEAFTSRAVARHGARRVEVVAPGDSARALAPLPLSALEGREGAAFSALGLTTLGEVAALPAGAVAARGGAAGARVHARCRGEDDTPFVPAALEEVLEERVVLDFPAESFEPLRFALKTLTDRLGARLSGRCRAAVRLTFTLKLDPSGQRQVTLTLARPTARAKLLHELARHRLEELRLENPVAEVSARVDEHSEDGGQQLALGDAPEGDAALEVVLSRLASTLGEASLFAAGLEAVHRPEAAHGTRAFRPPEARRGLSAELLEPGARRASVQAASRERPSRLLAEPACLDAEVAESGRLLAARMGGRRHRVTALTGPERLGGEWWSETPFQRDYYRVHFEGLGPAWVFRDGRDGRFYLQGLFD